A window from Manis javanica isolate MJ-LG chromosome 10, MJ_LKY, whole genome shotgun sequence encodes these proteins:
- the PARVG gene encoding gamma-parvin isoform X4, whose amino-acid sequence MEAETLYNLLQLPKEATPPADEELLQGQKKKYLSPTSRADPKLAELQKVLMEWINTQLHSEHIVVRSLEEDMFDGLILHHLFQKLAALKVEAEEIALTAASQRRKLEVVLEAANQSLQVEELQVKWSVETIFNKDLLATLHLLVALAKRFQPDLPLPSNVQVEMVTTESTRSGLKSKKLVEQLTDCSTDKDQPSKDVFDELFKLAPEKVSAVKEAIVNFVNQKLDRLGLSVQNLDTQFSDGVILLLLIGQLEGFFLHLKEFYLTPSSPAEMAFLPRCPPHAPARSLAATQGEGPSLRGE is encoded by the exons ATGGAGGCAGAGACCTTGTACAACCTGCTGCAGCTTCCCAAGGAGGCCACACCACCAGCAGACGAGGAGCTCCTGCAAG GACAGAAGAAGAAATACCTGTCACCCACCTCCCGGGCGGATCCGAAGCTGGCCGAACTGCAGAAG GTGCTGATGGAGTGGATCAACACCCAGCTCCACTCCGAGCACATTGTGGTCCGAAGCCTGGAGGAGGACATGTTCGATGGGCTCATCCTGCACCACCTTTTCC AGAAGCTGGCCGCACTCAAGGTGGAAGCAGAGGAGATTGCCTTGACGGCTGCAAGCCAGAGGCGCAAGCTCGAGGTCGTCCTGGAGGCAGCCAACCAGAGTCTGCAGGTGGAGGAACTGCAGGTCAAGTGGAGCGTGGAGA ccATCTTCAACAAGGACCTGCTGGCCACCTTGCACCTCCTTGTGGCCCTGGCCAAGCGCTTCCAGCCTGACCTGCCCCTCCCGAGCAATGTGCAGGTGGAGATGGTCACCACAGAG AGCACCAGGAGCGGCCTGAAGTCCAAGAAGTTGGTGGAACAGCTCACGGACTGCAG CACAGACAAGGACCAGCCTTCGA AGGACGTCTTTGATGAATTATTTAAGCTGGCTCCAGAGAAAGTGAGTGCTGTGAAGGAG GCCATCGTGAACTTCGTCAATCAGAAGCTAGACCGCCTGGGCCTGTCTGTGCAGAATCTGGACACGCAG ttttcagatggAGTCATTTTACTCCTGCTGATTGGACAACTGGAGGGCTTCTTCTTGCACTTGAAGGAATTCTACCTCACTCCCAGTTCTCCTGCAGAAATG
- the PARVG gene encoding gamma-parvin isoform X3, whose product MEAETLYNLLQLPKEATPPADEELLQGQKKKYLSPTSRADPKLAELQKVLMEWINTQLHSEHIVVRSLEEDMFDGLILHHLFQKLAALKVEAEEIALTAASQRRKLEVVLEAANQSLQVEELQVKWSVETIFNKDLLATLHLLVALAKRFQPDLPLPSNVQVEMVTTESTRSGLKSKKLVEQLTDCSTDKDQPSKDVFDELFKLAPEKVSAVKEAIVNFVNQKLDRLGLSVQNLDTQFSDGVILLLLIGQLEGFFLHLKEFYLTPSSPAEMVGGSIGNHQTNPHSFPWLSPLTRQGSPPPGSLP is encoded by the exons ATGGAGGCAGAGACCTTGTACAACCTGCTGCAGCTTCCCAAGGAGGCCACACCACCAGCAGACGAGGAGCTCCTGCAAG GACAGAAGAAGAAATACCTGTCACCCACCTCCCGGGCGGATCCGAAGCTGGCCGAACTGCAGAAG GTGCTGATGGAGTGGATCAACACCCAGCTCCACTCCGAGCACATTGTGGTCCGAAGCCTGGAGGAGGACATGTTCGATGGGCTCATCCTGCACCACCTTTTCC AGAAGCTGGCCGCACTCAAGGTGGAAGCAGAGGAGATTGCCTTGACGGCTGCAAGCCAGAGGCGCAAGCTCGAGGTCGTCCTGGAGGCAGCCAACCAGAGTCTGCAGGTGGAGGAACTGCAGGTCAAGTGGAGCGTGGAGA ccATCTTCAACAAGGACCTGCTGGCCACCTTGCACCTCCTTGTGGCCCTGGCCAAGCGCTTCCAGCCTGACCTGCCCCTCCCGAGCAATGTGCAGGTGGAGATGGTCACCACAGAG AGCACCAGGAGCGGCCTGAAGTCCAAGAAGTTGGTGGAACAGCTCACGGACTGCAG CACAGACAAGGACCAGCCTTCGA AGGACGTCTTTGATGAATTATTTAAGCTGGCTCCAGAGAAAGTGAGTGCTGTGAAGGAG GCCATCGTGAACTTCGTCAATCAGAAGCTAGACCGCCTGGGCCTGTCTGTGCAGAATCTGGACACGCAG ttttcagatggAGTCATTTTACTCCTGCTGATTGGACAACTGGAGGGCTTCTTCTTGCACTTGAAGGAATTCTACCTCACTCCCAGTTCTCCTGCAGAAATG GTTGGGGGCAGCATTGGAAACCATCAGACGAACCCGCACTCCTTTCCCTGGCTAAGTCCCCTCACCCGGCAGGGCTCACCTccaccaggaagccttccctga
- the PARVG gene encoding gamma-parvin isoform X2: MEAETLYNLLQLPKEATPPADEELLQGQKKKYLSPTSRADPKLAELQKVLMEWINTQLHSEHIVVRSLEEDMFDGLILHHLFQKLAALKVEAEEIALTAASQRRKLEVVLEAANQSLQVEELQVKWSVETIFNKDLLATLHLLVALAKRFQPDLPLPSNVQVEMVTTESTRSGLKSKKLVEQLTDCSTDKDQPSKDVFDELFKLAPEKAIVNFVNQKLDRLGLSVQNLDTQFSDGVILLLLIGQLEGFFLHLKEFYLTPSSPAEMLHNVTLALELLKDEGLLSYPISPEDIVNKDAKSTLRVLYSLFYKHKLKESTDGMPCGSLN, from the exons ATGGAGGCAGAGACCTTGTACAACCTGCTGCAGCTTCCCAAGGAGGCCACACCACCAGCAGACGAGGAGCTCCTGCAAG GACAGAAGAAGAAATACCTGTCACCCACCTCCCGGGCGGATCCGAAGCTGGCCGAACTGCAGAAG GTGCTGATGGAGTGGATCAACACCCAGCTCCACTCCGAGCACATTGTGGTCCGAAGCCTGGAGGAGGACATGTTCGATGGGCTCATCCTGCACCACCTTTTCC AGAAGCTGGCCGCACTCAAGGTGGAAGCAGAGGAGATTGCCTTGACGGCTGCAAGCCAGAGGCGCAAGCTCGAGGTCGTCCTGGAGGCAGCCAACCAGAGTCTGCAGGTGGAGGAACTGCAGGTCAAGTGGAGCGTGGAGA ccATCTTCAACAAGGACCTGCTGGCCACCTTGCACCTCCTTGTGGCCCTGGCCAAGCGCTTCCAGCCTGACCTGCCCCTCCCGAGCAATGTGCAGGTGGAGATGGTCACCACAGAG AGCACCAGGAGCGGCCTGAAGTCCAAGAAGTTGGTGGAACAGCTCACGGACTGCAG CACAGACAAGGACCAGCCTTCGA AGGACGTCTTTGATGAATTATTTAAGCTGGCTCCAGAGAAA GCCATCGTGAACTTCGTCAATCAGAAGCTAGACCGCCTGGGCCTGTCTGTGCAGAATCTGGACACGCAG ttttcagatggAGTCATTTTACTCCTGCTGATTGGACAACTGGAGGGCTTCTTCTTGCACTTGAAGGAATTCTACCTCACTCCCAGTTCTCCTGCAGAAATG CTGCACAATGTCACTCTGGCCCTGGAGCTGCTGAAGGATGAAGGCCTGCTCAGCTATCCCATCAGCCCTGAAG ACATTGTGAACAAGGATGCCAAGAGCACGCTGCGAGTCCTCTACAGCCTGTTTTATAAGCACAAGCTGAAAGAAAGCACAGATGGGATGCCCTGTGGCTCCCTGAATTAG
- the PARVG gene encoding gamma-parvin isoform X1: MEAETLYNLLQLPKEATPPADEELLQGQKKKYLSPTSRADPKLAELQKVLMEWINTQLHSEHIVVRSLEEDMFDGLILHHLFQKLAALKVEAEEIALTAASQRRKLEVVLEAANQSLQVEELQVKWSVETIFNKDLLATLHLLVALAKRFQPDLPLPSNVQVEMVTTESTRSGLKSKKLVEQLTDCSTDKDQPSKDVFDELFKLAPEKVSAVKEAIVNFVNQKLDRLGLSVQNLDTQFSDGVILLLLIGQLEGFFLHLKEFYLTPSSPAEMLHNVTLALELLKDEGLLSYPISPEDIVNKDAKSTLRVLYSLFYKHKLKESTDGMPCGSLN, encoded by the exons ATGGAGGCAGAGACCTTGTACAACCTGCTGCAGCTTCCCAAGGAGGCCACACCACCAGCAGACGAGGAGCTCCTGCAAG GACAGAAGAAGAAATACCTGTCACCCACCTCCCGGGCGGATCCGAAGCTGGCCGAACTGCAGAAG GTGCTGATGGAGTGGATCAACACCCAGCTCCACTCCGAGCACATTGTGGTCCGAAGCCTGGAGGAGGACATGTTCGATGGGCTCATCCTGCACCACCTTTTCC AGAAGCTGGCCGCACTCAAGGTGGAAGCAGAGGAGATTGCCTTGACGGCTGCAAGCCAGAGGCGCAAGCTCGAGGTCGTCCTGGAGGCAGCCAACCAGAGTCTGCAGGTGGAGGAACTGCAGGTCAAGTGGAGCGTGGAGA ccATCTTCAACAAGGACCTGCTGGCCACCTTGCACCTCCTTGTGGCCCTGGCCAAGCGCTTCCAGCCTGACCTGCCCCTCCCGAGCAATGTGCAGGTGGAGATGGTCACCACAGAG AGCACCAGGAGCGGCCTGAAGTCCAAGAAGTTGGTGGAACAGCTCACGGACTGCAG CACAGACAAGGACCAGCCTTCGA AGGACGTCTTTGATGAATTATTTAAGCTGGCTCCAGAGAAAGTGAGTGCTGTGAAGGAG GCCATCGTGAACTTCGTCAATCAGAAGCTAGACCGCCTGGGCCTGTCTGTGCAGAATCTGGACACGCAG ttttcagatggAGTCATTTTACTCCTGCTGATTGGACAACTGGAGGGCTTCTTCTTGCACTTGAAGGAATTCTACCTCACTCCCAGTTCTCCTGCAGAAATG CTGCACAATGTCACTCTGGCCCTGGAGCTGCTGAAGGATGAAGGCCTGCTCAGCTATCCCATCAGCCCTGAAG ACATTGTGAACAAGGATGCCAAGAGCACGCTGCGAGTCCTCTACAGCCTGTTTTATAAGCACAAGCTGAAAGAAAGCACAGATGGGATGCCCTGTGGCTCCCTGAATTAG